In the genome of Rhodoplanes sp. Z2-YC6860, one region contains:
- a CDS encoding peptidylprolyl isomerase produces MLRGIHKASSNWIGRAVMGVVLGLIAISFGIWGIGDIFRGFGQSTLAKVGGTEIRIETFRQQYQDRLQQLGRQFNRPILPDQARALGLDRQFLSQMIADTAIDEKTRSLRLGASDAEIARQVTDMPAFKGINGQFDRARFEAVIRNGGYNEQRFLAEQRRNLVRQQLVNTISDQTFVPKTSLEVFNRFQNEERTVEYVLLGKAQAGDIPEPSAEALAKYFEERKVVFRAPETRKVTIVTLKPEDIAGRIVVSEDDLKKTYASRKARYETPERRKIRQIVFPNMDEAKAASEKLSSGTSFDDLAKERGLKDTDIDLGNVTKAAVVDREVGNAAFALNNGEVSKPIEGRFGIAIVKVDAIEPAATKSFEEVSADLKKELSLDRAKNETTSVQEKVEDERLGGASLADAAKKFGLMPRVIDSIDRSGKDASGQPVADLPEGVDLLSAIFSADVHGENEPLRLPNNAGYVWYDVDSISAAHDRKLDEVKDDVLTHYRDDEVTKALRAKATALVDKIKGGTSFADAAKADDLKVEWRPGIKRGNTPPPLSAAAVAEVFRTPKDGVGTVEGTTPAERIVFRVSEIKVPPLDAESADSKRIDEALRQRNAEDIIAQYVARLRDDVGVSVNYNLLSQDSSNNPQY; encoded by the coding sequence ATGCTTCGAGGTATTCACAAGGCCTCCTCCAACTGGATCGGCCGCGCCGTCATGGGCGTGGTGCTGGGCCTGATCGCCATCAGCTTCGGCATCTGGGGCATCGGCGACATTTTCCGCGGCTTCGGCCAGTCGACGCTGGCCAAGGTCGGCGGCACTGAGATCCGGATCGAGACCTTCCGTCAGCAGTACCAGGACCGGCTGCAGCAGCTCGGCCGCCAGTTCAACCGTCCAATCCTGCCCGACCAGGCCCGCGCGCTCGGTCTCGACCGCCAGTTTCTGAGCCAGATGATTGCCGACACCGCGATCGATGAGAAAACGAGATCGCTGCGGCTCGGCGCAAGCGACGCCGAGATCGCGCGGCAGGTGACCGACATGCCGGCCTTCAAGGGCATTAACGGCCAGTTCGACCGGGCGCGTTTCGAGGCCGTGATCCGCAACGGTGGTTACAACGAGCAGAGGTTCCTCGCCGAGCAGCGCCGCAATCTGGTGCGCCAGCAGCTGGTCAACACCATCAGCGACCAGACCTTCGTGCCCAAGACCTCGCTCGAAGTGTTCAACCGCTTCCAGAACGAAGAGCGCACCGTCGAGTATGTGTTGCTCGGCAAGGCGCAGGCCGGAGACATCCCGGAGCCCTCGGCAGAGGCGCTCGCCAAGTATTTTGAGGAGCGCAAGGTTGTGTTCCGCGCGCCTGAGACGCGCAAGGTCACCATCGTGACGTTGAAGCCCGAAGACATCGCGGGGCGCATCGTGGTGTCCGAGGACGATCTGAAGAAGACCTACGCTTCGCGCAAGGCGCGTTACGAGACGCCGGAGCGGCGCAAGATCAGACAGATCGTGTTCCCGAACATGGACGAGGCGAAAGCCGCGTCGGAGAAGCTTTCCTCCGGCACCTCGTTCGACGATCTTGCCAAAGAGCGCGGGCTGAAGGACACCGACATCGACCTCGGCAATGTGACGAAGGCCGCAGTGGTGGACCGTGAGGTCGGCAATGCCGCTTTTGCGCTGAACAACGGCGAGGTCTCGAAGCCGATCGAGGGTCGTTTCGGCATCGCCATCGTCAAGGTCGATGCCATCGAGCCGGCCGCCACGAAGTCTTTCGAAGAGGTCTCGGCCGATCTCAAGAAGGAGCTTTCGCTCGATCGCGCCAAGAACGAGACGACCAGCGTCCAGGAAAAGGTCGAGGACGAGCGGCTGGGCGGCGCGTCTCTGGCCGACGCGGCCAAGAAATTCGGTCTCATGCCGCGCGTCATCGACAGCATCGATCGGAGCGGCAAGGACGCGTCAGGCCAGCCTGTCGCCGATCTGCCGGAAGGCGTCGATCTGCTTTCTGCGATCTTCTCGGCCGACGTGCATGGCGAGAACGAGCCGCTGCGGCTTCCCAACAATGCCGGCTACGTCTGGTACGATGTCGACAGCATCTCGGCCGCCCATGACCGCAAGCTCGACGAGGTCAAGGACGACGTGCTGACGCATTACCGCGACGATGAGGTCACCAAGGCGCTGCGCGCCAAGGCGACTGCGCTGGTCGACAAGATCAAGGGCGGCACGTCGTTTGCCGACGCCGCCAAGGCCGACGATCTCAAGGTCGAGTGGCGTCCCGGCATCAAGCGCGGCAACACGCCGCCTCCGCTTTCCGCCGCCGCTGTCGCCGAAGTGTTCCGCACGCCGAAGGATGGCGTCGGCACCGTGGAAGGCACGACCCCCGCCGAGCGCATCGTGTTCCGCGTCAGCGAGATCAAGGTGCCGCCGCTCGACGCGGAATCCGCCGATTCCAAGCGCATCGACGAGGCACTCCGCCAGCGCAACGCCGAGGACATCATCGCGCAGTACGTGGCGCGCCTGCGGGACGATGTCGGCGTTTCCGTCAACTACAACCTGCTGAGCCAAGACAGCAGCAACAACCCGCAGTACTAG
- a CDS encoding gluconate 2-dehydrogenase subunit 3 family protein: MSSNDNRTPIPRRDFLKGAGAAGTAVAATLAPVVATTPAVAQQQPAATPAQPAPETWLTLNATEVAFFTAAVDTIIPADELSPSGSDCGVAVFIDRQLAGAYGSGARLYRQGPFLKAKPELGYQLELNPREFFRAGITAANEFTRKTYGKDFDRLAEQDRIAAFKTMEEGKAEFPGFSSRAFFNALLQITMEGFFADPMYGGNRDMAAWKMVGYPGLPAIYREEIKTYYNKKYDKPPRSIADFS; encoded by the coding sequence ATGTCTTCAAACGACAATCGGACTCCGATTCCGCGCCGCGACTTCCTGAAGGGCGCGGGCGCGGCAGGAACTGCTGTTGCGGCAACGCTCGCGCCCGTCGTCGCAACCACGCCGGCGGTGGCGCAGCAGCAGCCCGCAGCAACGCCAGCTCAACCGGCACCGGAGACCTGGCTCACGCTGAATGCCACCGAAGTGGCCTTCTTCACCGCTGCGGTCGACACCATCATCCCGGCCGACGAATTGTCGCCGTCGGGCAGCGACTGCGGCGTCGCGGTGTTCATCGACCGGCAGCTCGCCGGCGCTTACGGCAGCGGCGCGCGGCTCTATCGCCAGGGCCCGTTCCTGAAGGCGAAGCCCGAGCTTGGCTATCAGCTCGAACTGAACCCGCGCGAATTCTTCCGCGCCGGCATCACGGCGGCGAACGAATTCACCCGCAAGACCTACGGCAAGGACTTCGACCGGCTCGCGGAGCAGGATCGCATCGCCGCGTTCAAGACGATGGAAGAGGGCAAGGCCGAATTCCCGGGCTTCAGCAGCAGAGCGTTCTTCAATGCACTGCTGCAGATCACCATGGAGGGCTTCTTCGCCGACCCGATGTATGGCGGCAACCGCGACATGGCGGCGTGGAAGATGGTCGGCTACCCGGGGCTGCCCGCGATCTACCGCGAAGAGATCAAGACTTACTACAACAAGAAATACGACAAGCCGCCGCGTTCCATCGCGGACTTTTCTTGA
- a CDS encoding Bug family tripartite tricarboxylate transporter substrate binding protein, whose amino-acid sequence MTTFRNCVQCALALLLLVAFCDKTPAQDYPSRPVTIIVPVAAGGSIDTIARLVAQKLSDRLGQPFVIENRTGAGMVIGTSAVAKATPDGYTMLLASSSALAINVTVHKALPYDPLKDFVPVAHVANSPFTLAVNLSLPVNSVPELIKYAKDKPGELSYGTAGPGSPHHLFTELLKTKAGIEMIHVPYRGNVPAMTDLVAGHIQVVFSDPSGLPLIKERKVRPLGVSTLDRLPSIPNVPPLAEAGVPGFDAAAWVMLALPAATPKPIVDRLNTEMKTIATLPDVREAMANNSVIPVETPPPDELQRFLAAEIARWGQVVRQAGIAGSE is encoded by the coding sequence ATGACGACATTCCGGAACTGCGTTCAGTGCGCGCTCGCGTTGCTTCTGCTCGTTGCGTTCTGTGACAAGACGCCGGCGCAGGACTATCCGTCCCGGCCTGTTACCATCATCGTTCCGGTCGCGGCGGGCGGCTCCATCGACACCATCGCGCGGCTGGTCGCGCAGAAGCTTTCGGATCGCCTGGGTCAGCCGTTCGTCATCGAGAACAGGACCGGAGCCGGCATGGTGATCGGCACCTCGGCCGTGGCCAAGGCGACACCCGATGGCTACACGATGCTGCTCGCGAGCAGCTCCGCGCTCGCCATCAACGTCACGGTGCACAAGGCACTCCCCTACGATCCGTTGAAGGATTTCGTCCCCGTGGCGCATGTCGCCAACAGCCCGTTCACGCTGGCGGTCAATTTGTCCCTTCCAGTGAATTCGGTGCCCGAGCTGATCAAGTACGCCAAGGACAAGCCGGGAGAACTGTCTTACGGGACAGCCGGACCGGGCTCGCCGCATCATCTGTTCACGGAGTTGCTGAAGACCAAGGCCGGCATTGAGATGATCCATGTTCCCTATCGCGGCAATGTGCCGGCGATGACTGATCTCGTCGCCGGCCACATCCAGGTGGTGTTCTCCGATCCGTCCGGATTGCCGTTGATCAAGGAGCGCAAGGTCCGCCCGCTGGGTGTGTCGACACTGGACCGGCTGCCATCCATTCCGAACGTTCCGCCGCTCGCTGAAGCGGGCGTGCCGGGTTTCGATGCGGCGGCCTGGGTGATGCTGGCGCTGCCGGCCGCAACGCCGAAGCCCATCGTCGACAGGCTGAACACCGAGATGAAGACCATCGCGACGTTGCCTGACGTCCGCGAAGCGATGGCGAACAACTCCGTCATCCCGGTCGAGACGCCGCCGCCTGACGAGTTGCAGCGCTTCCTCGCAGCCGAGATCGCCCGCTGGGGTCAAGTGGTGCGGCAGGCCGGCATCGCTGGCTCGGAGTAG
- the tpiA gene encoding triose-phosphate isomerase encodes MAASQRRPLVAGNWKMNGLQDSIIELEKIAQGADTVPKADLMICPPATLIGFCVDAVESVEGSRVAIGGQDCHAKPSGAFTGDIAAEMLADIGAVAVIVGHSERRTYHKETDADVRAKAEAAWRANLCAIVCIGETQAEREAGKTLDVLGRQLDGSLPDGATGSNLVIAYEPVWAIGTGLTPTAADVAEAHAFIRKRLASRYGSTADAIRILYGGSVKPSNAAELMGVANVDGALVGGASLKADDFFGIAAAYR; translated from the coding sequence ATGGCCGCATCGCAGCGCCGCCCGCTGGTCGCGGGCAACTGGAAAATGAACGGGCTCCAGGACTCGATCATCGAGCTGGAGAAGATCGCCCAAGGCGCGGACACCGTTCCCAAGGCCGACCTGATGATCTGCCCGCCGGCGACCCTGATCGGCTTCTGTGTCGATGCCGTGGAGTCGGTGGAAGGCTCCCGCGTCGCCATCGGCGGCCAGGATTGTCACGCCAAGCCGTCGGGCGCGTTCACCGGTGACATCGCGGCCGAGATGCTGGCCGACATCGGCGCGGTTGCGGTGATCGTCGGCCATTCCGAGCGGCGGACCTATCACAAGGAAACCGACGCCGACGTGCGAGCGAAAGCGGAGGCCGCCTGGCGCGCCAACCTTTGCGCAATCGTCTGCATCGGTGAGACGCAGGCCGAACGCGAGGCCGGGAAGACGCTCGACGTGCTCGGCCGCCAGCTCGACGGCTCGTTGCCGGACGGCGCGACGGGCTCAAATCTCGTGATTGCCTACGAGCCGGTCTGGGCGATCGGCACCGGGCTCACGCCCACTGCGGCTGACGTTGCGGAGGCGCACGCCTTTATCCGCAAGCGTCTCGCGTCGCGGTACGGTAGTACGGCTGACGCGATCCGCATTCTCTACGGCGGCTCGGTCAAGCCATCGAACGCCGCGGAGCTGATGGGCGTCGCCAACGTGGACGGCGCACTGGTCGGTGGCGCAAGCCTCAAGGCCGACGACTTCTTCGGCATCGCCGCCGCATACCGCTGA
- a CDS encoding CTP synthase, which produces MARYIFITGGVVSSLGKGLASAALGACLQARGYSVRLRKLDPYLNVDPGTMSPYQHGEVFVTDDGAETDLDLGHYERFTGNPASKQDNITQGRIYQDILTKERRGDYLGATIQVIPHVTNAIKDFIREGNDGVDFVLMEVGGTVGDIESLPFLEAIRQFGNELPRNHAIYVHLTLMPYIPSAGELKTKPTQHSVKELLSIGIQPDILLCRTDRPIPKEERRKLSLFCNVRESAVIEARDVDNVYAVPEAYSAEGFDTEVLHAFGLDPSQPPDLARWKLINERIRNPEGQVTIAVVGKYTGMKDAYKSLIEALSHGGIANKVRVNLDWIESEVFEKEDPAPFLEHVNGILVPGGFGQRGAEGKIRAAQFARERQMPYFGICFGMQMAVIEAVRNLLGIAEANSTEFAPTPEPVVGLMTEWLKGNELQKRQAAGDLGGTMRLGAYPAALKRGSKIADIYGSTDISERHRHRYEVNTAYKDRLEQHGMRFSGMSPDGVLPETIEYADHPWFIGVQYHPELKSRPFEPHPLFSSFIGAAVERSRLV; this is translated from the coding sequence ATGGCGCGGTACATCTTCATCACCGGCGGCGTGGTTTCCTCACTCGGCAAGGGTCTCGCATCGGCAGCGCTCGGCGCCTGCCTGCAGGCCCGCGGCTATTCGGTGCGGCTGCGCAAGCTCGACCCCTATCTCAATGTCGATCCGGGCACGATGTCGCCCTATCAGCACGGCGAGGTGTTCGTCACCGACGACGGCGCAGAGACCGATCTCGATCTCGGCCATTACGAGCGCTTCACCGGCAATCCGGCGAGCAAGCAGGACAACATCACGCAAGGCCGCATCTACCAGGACATCCTCACCAAGGAGCGGCGCGGCGACTATCTCGGCGCCACCATCCAGGTGATCCCGCACGTCACCAACGCCATCAAGGACTTCATCCGCGAAGGCAATGACGGCGTCGATTTCGTGCTGATGGAGGTCGGCGGCACGGTCGGCGACATCGAAAGCCTGCCGTTCCTGGAAGCGATCCGCCAGTTCGGCAACGAGCTGCCGCGCAACCATGCGATCTACGTGCATCTCACGCTGATGCCGTATATCCCGAGCGCGGGCGAACTGAAGACCAAGCCGACCCAGCACTCGGTCAAGGAACTGCTCTCGATCGGCATCCAGCCGGACATCCTGCTGTGCCGCACCGACCGGCCGATCCCCAAGGAGGAGCGGCGCAAGCTGTCTCTGTTCTGCAACGTGCGCGAAAGCGCGGTGATCGAGGCGCGCGACGTCGACAACGTCTATGCGGTGCCGGAGGCGTATTCGGCCGAAGGCTTCGACACCGAAGTCTTGCACGCGTTCGGCCTCGACCCGAGCCAGCCGCCGGATCTGGCGCGCTGGAAGCTGATCAACGAGCGCATCCGCAATCCCGAAGGCCAGGTGACCATTGCGGTCGTCGGCAAATACACCGGCATGAAGGACGCCTACAAATCGCTGATCGAGGCGCTGTCCCATGGCGGCATCGCCAACAAGGTGAGGGTCAATCTCGACTGGATCGAGTCCGAGGTGTTCGAGAAGGAAGACCCGGCGCCGTTCCTCGAGCACGTCAACGGCATCCTGGTGCCGGGCGGGTTCGGCCAGCGCGGCGCCGAGGGAAAAATCCGCGCGGCGCAGTTCGCCCGCGAGCGCCAGATGCCGTATTTCGGCATCTGCTTCGGCATGCAGATGGCCGTCATCGAGGCGGTGCGAAACCTGCTCGGCATCGCCGAGGCCAACTCCACCGAATTCGCGCCGACGCCCGAACCGGTCGTGGGCCTGATGACCGAGTGGCTCAAGGGCAACGAATTGCAGAAGCGCCAGGCCGCAGGCGACCTCGGCGGCACCATGCGGCTCGGCGCCTATCCGGCGGCGCTCAAACGCGGCAGCAAGATCGCCGACATCTACGGCTCGACGGATATCTCCGAGCGGCATCGTCACCGCTACGAGGTCAACACCGCCTACAAGGACCGGTTGGAGCAGCACGGCATGCGCTTCTCCGGCATGTCGCCTGACGGCGTGCTGCCGGAGACCATCGAATACGCCGACCATCCCTGGTTCATCGGGGTGCAGTATCATCCCGAGCTGAAGTCGCGGCCGTTCGAGCCGCACCCGCTGTTCTCGTCCTTCATCGGCGCGGCGGTGGAGCGGTCACGCCTGGTTTGA
- the secG gene encoding preprotein translocase subunit SecG, whose product MHYVIMLIHLMIVVAMVGLVLIQKSEGGGLGMGGGGGGGGGFLSSRGTANVLTRTTAILAAMFFVTSLFLSWYASLDRKPRSILDSSGPAAPSAPAVPGAPGAGGGVLNQLGGGTPQQQPAAPPQAPAGPQVPRQ is encoded by the coding sequence ATGCACTACGTCATTATGCTGATCCATCTGATGATCGTCGTGGCCATGGTGGGCCTCGTGCTGATCCAGAAGTCCGAAGGCGGCGGCCTTGGGATGGGAGGCGGCGGAGGCGGGGGCGGCGGGTTCCTGTCGAGCCGCGGCACTGCCAACGTGCTGACCCGGACCACCGCGATCCTCGCGGCGATGTTCTTCGTGACCAGCTTGTTCCTGTCCTGGTATGCGAGCCTGGACCGCAAGCCGCGCTCGATCCTCGACAGCAGCGGGCCGGCTGCGCCTTCTGCACCCGCGGTTCCAGGCGCGCCAGGCGCGGGCGGCGGCGTGCTCAACCAACTCGGCGGCGGGACGCCGCAACAGCAGCCGGCGGCGCCGCCGCAGGCACCAGCCGGGCCGCAGGTGCCACGGCAGTAG
- a CDS encoding GMC family oxidoreductase — MATMLKEVDAVCIGVGFTGSILARELTKAGLKVVGLERGPNRTARDDFAIPNVRDDLKYAVRQELFQDTQTETVTLRHSPSETALPIRRLGSFLPGTGVGGAGAHWNGVTWRLLESDHVLRSHLENRYGKNAVPAEMTIADFPVTYAELEPYYDRFEKLCGISGKAGNLRGVKIDGGNTFEGPRQNEYPNKPLAMTIRGELMQKAAKELGYHPFQAPAANMSEAYTNTEGLTLGACEYCGHCERFGCEANAKASPQSTILPVLTADKNFELRTYAYVKELVYDKQAKKVKAVRYVDTRSGEEFEQPAQLVLLGAYVFNNVLLMRMAGIGEQYDPATGKGAIGKNYCYQVSGNSVTMFFENIEVNPFMAAGASHGMNIDDFNGDNFDHSGLGFFGGAWISCGGSNGRPILTRPVPAGTPRWGRDWKKATAKWYNHAVNIGASGCNYAHRENYLDLDPTYKDALGRPLIRMSYDFRDNDKKMANYIAGVLDKLATAMKPTIKGKASARTGTYNVVPYQSTHNTGGTMIGFDPQSSVVNRYCQAWGADNLFVMGASLFPQNASYNPTGLVGALSYFAAEAITTKYLKNPGPLVHA; from the coding sequence ATGGCCACGATGCTCAAGGAAGTCGATGCGGTCTGCATCGGCGTTGGATTCACCGGCAGCATTCTCGCGCGCGAACTCACCAAGGCCGGCCTCAAGGTCGTAGGCCTTGAGCGCGGCCCGAACCGGACGGCGCGGGACGACTTTGCGATCCCGAACGTCCGCGACGATCTGAAATATGCGGTGCGCCAGGAGCTGTTCCAGGACACCCAGACCGAGACCGTGACGCTGCGCCATTCACCATCGGAAACGGCGCTGCCGATCCGCCGGCTCGGCTCGTTCCTGCCCGGCACCGGCGTGGGCGGCGCGGGCGCGCACTGGAACGGCGTGACCTGGCGGCTTCTGGAGTCCGACCACGTGCTGCGCTCGCACCTGGAAAACCGCTACGGCAAGAATGCCGTGCCGGCCGAGATGACGATCGCGGATTTCCCGGTCACCTATGCGGAGCTCGAGCCGTACTACGACCGCTTTGAGAAGCTGTGCGGCATCTCCGGCAAGGCCGGCAATCTGCGCGGCGTGAAGATCGACGGCGGCAACACCTTCGAAGGTCCGCGGCAGAACGAATATCCGAACAAGCCGCTGGCGATGACCATTCGCGGCGAGCTGATGCAGAAGGCTGCGAAGGAGCTGGGCTATCACCCGTTCCAGGCGCCCGCCGCCAACATGAGCGAGGCCTACACCAACACCGAGGGGCTGACGCTCGGCGCCTGCGAATATTGCGGCCACTGCGAGCGCTTCGGCTGCGAGGCCAACGCCAAGGCCTCGCCGCAATCGACCATCCTGCCGGTGCTCACCGCCGACAAGAACTTCGAGCTGCGCACCTACGCCTATGTGAAGGAGCTGGTCTACGACAAGCAGGCCAAGAAGGTGAAAGCCGTCCGCTATGTCGATACGCGGAGCGGCGAGGAGTTCGAGCAGCCGGCGCAGCTCGTGCTGCTTGGCGCCTACGTGTTCAACAACGTGCTGCTGATGCGCATGGCCGGCATCGGCGAGCAGTACGATCCCGCGACCGGGAAGGGCGCCATCGGCAAGAATTATTGCTACCAGGTCAGCGGCAACAGCGTGACGATGTTCTTCGAGAATATCGAGGTCAATCCGTTCATGGCCGCCGGCGCCTCGCACGGCATGAACATCGACGACTTCAACGGCGACAACTTCGACCATTCGGGTCTGGGCTTCTTCGGCGGCGCCTGGATCTCCTGCGGCGGCTCGAACGGCCGGCCGATCCTGACGCGACCGGTGCCGGCCGGCACGCCGCGCTGGGGCCGCGATTGGAAGAAGGCGACCGCCAAGTGGTACAACCACGCCGTCAACATCGGCGCCTCGGGCTGCAACTACGCCCACCGCGAGAACTATCTCGACCTCGATCCGACCTACAAGGACGCGCTCGGCCGGCCGCTGATCCGGATGAGCTACGACTTCCGCGACAACGACAAGAAGATGGCGAACTACATCGCCGGCGTGCTCGACAAGCTCGCCACCGCGATGAAGCCAACCATCAAGGGCAAGGCCAGCGCGCGGACCGGCACCTACAATGTCGTGCCGTATCAGTCGACCCACAACACCGGCGGCACGATGATCGGGTTCGATCCGCAATCGAGCGTGGTCAACCGCTACTGCCAGGCCTGGGGCGCCGACAATCTGTTCGTGATGGGCGCCTCGCTGTTCCCGCAGAATGCCTCCTACAATCCGACCGGGCTGGTCGGTGCGCTGTCCTATTTCGCGGCGGAAGCGATCACCACCAAGTATCTGAAGAACCCGGGACCGCTGGTCCACGCATGA
- a CDS encoding anthranilate synthase component II, translated as MTMIVLVDNYDSFTFNLVHYLGGLGADVAVHRNDKIAVADVLSLNPEAIVLSPGPCTPNEAGICLELIEQASPAIPILGVCLGHQSIGQAFGGKVVRAPQPVHGKLSEVRHEGASVFRGINGPFKATRYHSLVVERQSMPDNLDVTAETDDGLVMGLAHKSRPVHGVQFHPESIASEHGHLMLKNFLEIAAQWNAARGRQHVH; from the coding sequence ATGACCATGATCGTGCTGGTCGACAATTACGACAGCTTCACCTTCAATCTCGTCCACTACCTGGGCGGGCTTGGAGCCGACGTGGCCGTGCATCGCAATGACAAGATCGCGGTCGCCGATGTGCTGTCGCTCAATCCCGAAGCCATTGTGCTGTCGCCTGGCCCCTGCACGCCCAATGAGGCCGGCATCTGCCTCGAGTTGATCGAGCAGGCCTCGCCGGCCATCCCCATCCTCGGGGTTTGTCTCGGCCACCAGTCGATCGGCCAGGCGTTCGGCGGCAAGGTGGTGCGGGCGCCGCAGCCGGTGCATGGCAAGTTGTCCGAGGTGCGCCACGAGGGCGCCAGCGTATTCCGCGGCATCAATGGGCCTTTCAAAGCGACGCGCTATCACTCGCTGGTGGTCGAGCGGCAGAGCATGCCAGACAATCTCGACGTGACGGCCGAGACGGACGACGGCCTTGTCATGGGGCTCGCGCACAAATCGCGGCCGGTGCACGGCGTGCAATTCCATCCGGAAAGCATCGCCTCCGAGCACGGCCATCTGATGCTGAAGAACTTTCTCGAAATCGCCGCGCAATGGAACGCTGCGCGCGGCCGTCAACATGTGCATTGA
- the trpE gene encoding anthranilate synthase component I, with the protein MQIEPRADAFSTRYGRGEAQVVWTTLVADLQTPVSAFLKIAGGRPMSFLLESVEGGAVRGRYSVIGLDPDVVWRSASGRAEINRTARTDADHFIACDAPPLEALRALIAESRIALPDGLPPMAAGVFGYLGYDMVRLMEDLPASHPDPIDIPDAVLIRPTLIVVFDAVKDSITVVTPVRPEPGVIAKVALARAEERLSAVVDALDRPLDKTAVGSEAGPLDVPAKSNTTPAEYQAMVQKAKEYILAGDIFQVVLSQRFQAPFTLPPFALYRALRRVNPAPFLYFLDFGGYAVAGSSPEILVRVRSDVVTIRPIAGTRPRGETPHDDKALEEELLADPKERAEHLMLLDLGRNDVGRVARIGSVKVTDRFFIERYSHVMHIVSNVEGVLSDRCDSLDALAAGFPAGTVSGAPKVRAMQIIDELEKEKRGLYAGCVGYFSAAGEMDSCIVLRTALIKDGTMYVQAGAGIVADSNPASEQAECVNKAKALFRAAEEARRFASAASRGQ; encoded by the coding sequence ATGCAGATCGAGCCGCGGGCTGACGCCTTTTCCACGCGTTACGGCCGCGGCGAGGCGCAAGTGGTCTGGACCACACTGGTCGCCGACCTGCAAACGCCAGTGTCGGCGTTCCTCAAGATCGCCGGCGGGCGCCCGATGAGCTTCCTGCTGGAGTCGGTTGAAGGCGGTGCGGTGCGCGGCCGCTACTCGGTGATCGGGCTCGACCCCGACGTGGTGTGGCGCTCCGCCTCCGGGCGTGCCGAGATCAACCGCACGGCGCGGACCGATGCCGACCATTTCATCGCCTGCGACGCCCCGCCGCTTGAAGCGCTTCGCGCGCTGATCGCCGAAAGCCGCATCGCGTTGCCGGATGGCCTGCCGCCGATGGCGGCGGGCGTGTTCGGCTATCTCGGTTACGACATGGTTCGGCTGATGGAGGATCTGCCGGCCTCCCATCCCGATCCGATCGACATTCCGGACGCCGTCCTGATCCGCCCGACGCTCATCGTGGTATTCGATGCCGTCAAAGACAGCATCACGGTGGTGACGCCGGTGCGACCGGAACCGGGCGTCATCGCAAAGGTCGCGCTGGCGCGCGCCGAAGAGCGGCTGTCCGCGGTGGTCGATGCGCTCGACCGGCCGCTCGACAAGACCGCCGTGGGCTCGGAGGCCGGTCCACTCGACGTTCCGGCGAAATCCAACACCACGCCCGCCGAATACCAGGCGATGGTCCAGAAGGCCAAGGAGTACATCCTCGCCGGCGACATCTTCCAGGTGGTGCTGTCGCAGCGCTTCCAGGCGCCCTTTACGCTGCCGCCCTTTGCGCTCTATCGCGCGCTGCGGCGAGTCAATCCGGCGCCGTTTCTCTACTTTCTCGACTTCGGCGGCTATGCGGTCGCGGGCTCGAGCCCCGAGATCCTGGTGCGGGTGCGCTCGGATGTCGTGACGATCCGCCCGATCGCGGGCACGCGGCCGCGCGGCGAGACGCCTCATGACGACAAGGCGCTGGAAGAAGAACTCCTCGCCGACCCGAAGGAGCGCGCCGAGCACCTGATGCTGCTCGATCTCGGTCGCAACGACGTCGGCCGCGTTGCCAGGATCGGCAGCGTCAAGGTCACCGACCGGTTCTTCATCGAGCGCTACAGCCACGTCATGCACATCGTTTCCAACGTCGAGGGCGTGTTGTCCGACCGGTGCGACTCGCTCGATGCGCTGGCCGCGGGCTTCCCTGCCGGCACGGTGTCTGGCGCGCCCAAGGTGCGCGCCATGCAGATCATCGACGAACTGGAGAAGGAAAAGCGTGGGCTCTACGCCGGCTGTGTCGGCTACTTTTCAGCAGCCGGCGAAATGGACTCCTGCATCGTGCTGCGCACCGCGCTGATCAAGGACGGCACCATGTACGTGCAGGCGGGCGCCGGCATCGTGGCCGACAGCAATCCTGCGAGCGAACAGGCCGAATGCGTCAACAAGGCCAAGGCCCTGTTCCGCGCCGCCGAAGAGGCGCGGCGTTTTGCCAGCGCGGCCAGCCGCGGACAGTAG